The stretch of DNA CCAATTTGCCACTGCGCTCTTCATCCAGCTCAATTCCTTTTTCCAGAAAGGACCGACCTGTTCGACCCACAATTCAACCTCACGCTCTGATGTAGGTGATGCCGAAGAAAGCAGCTCGGCCGTAGCAACTAACTGTTCTGCCAACTCGCCATCAATCACTTTATCAGGAATTGACCAGTGTCCCTTACTGCCAAGACAGTCCGTATAAAACCCTAGCTGCTTGATCTGATCCAGAAGGTATGGATGCTCCGCCCCTTTATCAAACAGTGAACGAAAATCGTCTAGTTTTCTTGCACCCTCAGCCACTAGCTGAGGAAAAATCCACTGTACATTCTTGTTGGTGTGGGAGCGGTACCGCTTCCACTCTTCCTTCAGCTCAGCGTCGTTACGTGCAAGCGACATGGCCCGAAGTATTGAAACCTTCCCAGACTCTTCGATAGACAGGGCAGCGAGGGAACATGCTGTCGGAATCCTTCCAGCTTCAAGAAGTAGTCTGGCATCCTGTGTCAAGCGCGCCGCATTTTCCAACGCAGCAGTCATTCCTTCGGCTATCTGCGCGAAACTTAACTTTCCTTTGTAACTTTGTAGCTTCTTCGACACGAGCCTCATCCGTTTAACGCCCCCAAGCAGGGGCATATTTTTGCGTTTTGAGCGCAGCGAAGCAAAAATATGTCCCACTGCCTTGGTTTGTTAGCTTTACACTAGCTCCCTGGATGCAAGTTTCCAGGTCGTTAAATCAGGCTCGCTGATGTACAACGAAATACCCCTATCAAAGCATTGCTGCTTAAAGCTCTGAAACGTTTCAATAGAGATAGATTTTATGCGGTCAACGTGGTTCATAACCTTGTTTCCGAAATAAATCTCTTTGATGCACCCTGAAGGCATAAAAAAATTATATATCGGCCTTCCCAAGCTGCTAACAAATATTTTCTCCCACTCTCCTGCTGCATTTTTGAACTTACCCTCGCCCGAGTGATATCCGTAAGGAGACCCATGCAATGTTTTGATGACACGAACTTCCTCTTCGTATGCCCATGCAAGAGACTTATACAGGAATGCACGCTTAAACAAGTTAAATAAGCTGCTATTAAAGTTACTATTTTTGGAAATGCTCTTTAGCTCTTCGACGGATGGCATAAATGCTGGAGACCTCAATTTTTCTGAGGTGTATATGACCTCGCCAAATTGAGCGGGAATAGCATTGCTGACCTCACAAGTAAAGCCTGCAGCCTCAATATCAATACCTATAACGGCGCCTTGGTGAGATTCGCCGTAATGAGACCACATTAAAGCATTCAATGGTTGTCACGTTAGGGATAGTAGCGCATAGTTCCTTGAAAAGTTGTTCTTGTACGCATGTATTGCAGTGCGTACGGGGATACTTCCATCAGAAAAGCCAAACGCCGTAGCTTCGAACGGATCATTTAGATCTTCGGCGCAAGTAAATGCGATCGATGTGTTTTCCATGATACGTTTAGCCGTATTCAAGGATACGTACTTATATAGAATCACAATATCTCTCTTAAAACTGCCTTTCTCGAAAAAAGCTAACGCCCGCCATAAGCGGCCGAGTGAAACGAGGTCCGGCGCACGAAGTGCGCGAACTTAATGGTTTGGTTATGCATTGACCGATGTACGAATAAATTTGGCCAAAGGCAATACAAGTGCCAAGCCGAACATTAGCAGAAGCGATTTCTCTAAAATGAGGATAGTTGATTGCTGTTCTGTAGCCGCAAGAATAGAAACGAAACCAAATAGACCACCTGCAATCATAAGAGCACCCCACACCCCAACCAAGGGCTTAATTGGTCCCTTTTTTCTAATTAAAGTGACTAATATGGATACTTTTAGAGCTATACCGAGCGAGACAATTACTAGCATTACGGTAGGAACTCTGTATTTATCCATAAACAGGAATGGGTAGTTTATTGCATCCCATATCAGTATTCCGCACACGGCCACCCACAGGAACCTTTTATATAGGGATGACGAAAATTCAAAGCTCATGTCTTTTTGTACCTTATGCATAACGCCCACAGCTGCGGCGGCAAAGCCGTAGCGACGAAGGAGCGAAGGTTTTGACGTCCGACAGACTGTGCTTGTTAAGTGATGCTAGAACACTGGTTGCCATACGCCACCTTGTTGATACTGTAGCTCTGTTGTTTTGAGCACCTTGCCTTGAACATGAACTCTAATGGTATTGGTGAGAAACCGATTTAGCACTGAGCCTAGGTACTCAACAAGCTCGGAATCTGATTCCCCCTCATAGAACTCGAAAGACTCAGAAAGTACTTTGCTATCGCCCTCCCAAAAGTCAAAGAAGACTTCGTGGAGTGGATAAGGCCAAACTACCTCAGCCCTCTTGGCGTCATATGAAACCGACAATTGATAGGCATCTTCCGCCACCTCAATTCTTGGGGCGAAGTCACTTAATAAGTCTAGTATTTCTCTTTCTAGTTCTGGCTTTCTATCCATGCTCTATTATTCACTTAACGCCGCGTACAGAGGCGCGAGCTTGCGAGCGTCCTGCCGCCGCTTGCGGCGGCGAACTGGTACGCCTGGTTATGTTTTTTCACTAAAAGTTTCTCTATATTTGTGCAATGCTGATTCAGGTGGAAGGCCAATTGACTTATTTGTTCCAATTTTGGCCCCCTCCTCAACTGTGACGCTGAAGTCAATTGATAGCGGCGTGGAAAGCGCCACCCCCTTATCTACGGCAATTTTGCGTATACGGCTCCAATCTGGCTTGAAGTGACAAGTAGCCTCACTGCAACAATACGCTTCTTTTTCCTTGAACGTTAGCTCAGCAGAAATACGTTTTTTCCCGCTATCCAACGACACTATTCTTATGTCATAGATCGGTGAATTGCTATCGCTTGAGAAGTAGTCCTCAAACATAGATTGGAGTATTTCTAAATCTTTAGTCATAAGGTCTTGAGTATTGCGAAAACATAACGCCTGTGCACAGCGGCAACCTTATGCGTTTTGAGCGAAGCGATGCATAAGGTTGTCCGGCGCCCGAAGGGGGCGTACTGGTGCACTTGGTTATGAGTTTACATACTTGGTACATTATTTAGAAACAGGTTCACCTCGTTGGCCACATTGCCCAAAGCCTTTGCGACCGCCTCTAGTTCCGCTTTTTTGATAGTCTCCCTGAAATTTTTGTCTTCGCCTGATTTCTCAGTTGAAAAATCTTCGGTGCTCACGACAGATTTAGCGATAATTCCAGAGCGCACATCTAAAAGAACAGCCTCTACCGAGCAATATGATTTATTCTCATTTGAGCTGATAAACCTGTATTTCTGATATGACTGACAGGAACTTCTGTAGGCAAGAAGAAGATCGGCCTGAAATCTTGCTGCAGCTTCCCTAAGAATAGGGACTGACCTTTTTTCGGGAACAAGCATCGCGGGAAGAAAGGACGCATCATAAACCCTATGTGAAGATCTAAGTGTTGTAATAAGAGATTCAATCAGAGAGTCATTTAGCTGATTAAAGTCATTGGAATAGAACCGCCAATAGCTATCTTCGCTTAACTTTAAAATTGCTATCCGATTTTCTTCAGGCAATTTTACTTTA from Marinimicrobium koreense encodes:
- a CDS encoding AbiV family abortive infection protein, with the protein product MSKKLQSYKGKLSFAQIAEGMTAALENAARLTQDARLLLEAGRIPTACSLAALSIEESGKVSILRAMSLARNDAELKEEWKRYRSHTNKNVQWIFPQLVAEGARKLDDFRSLFDKGAEHPYLLDQIKQLGFYTDCLGSKGHWSIPDKVIDGELAEQLVATAELLSSASPTSEREVELWVEQVGPFWKKELSWMKSAVANWYEAMQREGLKPDGKNGMEKFLDDGVNPEDV
- a CDS encoding DUF2971 domain-containing protein, with protein sequence MWSHYGESHQGAVIGIDIEAAGFTCEVSNAIPAQFGEVIYTSEKLRSPAFMPSVEELKSISKNSNFNSSLFNLFKRAFLYKSLAWAYEEEVRVIKTLHGSPYGYHSGEGKFKNAAGEWEKIFVSSLGRPIYNFFMPSGCIKEIYFGNKVMNHVDRIKSISIETFQSFKQQCFDRGISLYISEPDLTTWKLASRELV